A window of Desulfuromonas soudanensis genomic DNA:
GTGATCTCGCCGCGCAGAAGAGAATCGCCGGGGCTGACCATCGCTCCGGGATTTTGCGTGATCTGCAGGACCCGGGCATTTTTTTCGGCCCGGACCTCCATGGTCTGGTCACCGGCCTGCAGAAGGGCGACGATATCGTCGGGCTGATACTCCCCCCCTTCCTGGGGATTGATTTTCAGGACGGTGGCAAAGGGAGCGCCGTTTGCCAGCTCGGGGACCTCGATGACGTTGAGTTTACCCTGAAAAAGAATCGACGGCGTGAAGGCGAAGAGGAGCGGCATGACATAGAGGAGCTTGGCGAACTTGAAGGCCGTCCAGCCGGTCTTCCAGGGATCGGAGCCGGCGATGGCCGCCCCGGCATAGGCGGCGACGCAGACCGGTGGAGTGATGTTGGAATCCTGGCTGAGCCAGTAGACGATCATGTGCGCACAGACGATCGGCACGCCGAAGGTGCCGAGGGCCGGGACGGCGAGGACGGCGACGATCAGATAGGCGGCCGTGACCGGCACCCCCATGCCGAGAACCAGAGACGCCAGGGTGATGAGGATCAACGCGAGGATGAGGCTGTCGCCGGACATGGTGATGATGATGTCGGAGAATTTGAGCCCCATGCCGGTCAGGGAGATGATGCCGACGATGATGCCGATGACGCCGACGGTGGCGCCGATGATCAGGGTGTTGCGGGCGCCGGTCAAGATCGCCTCCCAGATCTCCTTCGGCCCCATGCGGGTCTCTTTTTTGACCCAGCTGATGGCGATGCAGGAAAGGGTCGACCAGAAGGCGGAAAACCCCGGGGAACGTCCTATGATCATAAGGATCGTCATCAGGATCAGAGGGATGGAAAAGTACCAGTCGTTCTTCAGAACCGTCCGCCAGGGGGGAATGTCTTCATCGATCCCTTTGAGGCCGAGCTTGCTCGCCTCGAAGTGGATCATGCAGAAGACGGAGAAGAAGTAGAGGAGGGCCGGACCGACGGAGATCATCATGATATACGAGTAGGGGAGGCCGGTGAGTTCGGCCATGAGGAACCCCCCGGCGCCCATAATCGGCGGCAGGAACATGCCGCCGATGGAGGCGGCCGGCTCGATGGCTCCGGCGACGTGGGGCTTGAAGCCGGCCTTCTTCATCAGCGGGATTGTGAAGGCGCCGGTGGAGACGGTATTGGCGATGGCGCTCCCTGAAACCGAGCCGAAGAGGGCGGAGGCAATGACGGCGACCTTGGCCGGCCCGCCGGTGCTGTTGCCGGCGATGGCCAGGGGAAGGTCGATGAAGAACCGCCCGGCGCCGGATTTGTGGAGAAAGGCGCCGAAAAAGATGAAAAGGATGACGTAGGTGGCAAGGACGTTGGCCATGACGCCGAATACGCCGTTGGTGGTGAGAAAGAGGGCGGTGGAGATGCGCTCGATGCCGAAACCGCGGTGGGCGAGGATTTCCGGCAGATGAGGGCCGAAATAGGCGAAGGCGAGCATGGTGGCGCCGATGAAAGTCATCGACCAGCCGAGGACGCGCCGGCAGACCTCCAGGGAGAGGAGGACCCCGGCGACGCT
This region includes:
- a CDS encoding TRAP transporter fused permease subunit translates to MSEDVDEIASLTAEEKKKLKALMEKDAKSFRTPTGFWHWVTALLGAFMVLFYFYAAGVTTVGTQYHLGIYVFITYVLVFLLYPAGGPVIRALLGLLLGAIISCVVAILFVFPDVATFHERLMGIGEAFGDEGLGAALTASASLWPLALGTLAVAVALFFCDRAILARARQVPSLSDVLFAVASGGAVVYWITQFEVLNYRAGAETELDALLSVAGVLLSLEVCRRVLGWSMTFIGATMLAFAYFGPHLPEILAHRGFGIERISTALFLTTNGVFGVMANVLATYVILFIFFGAFLHKSGAGRFFIDLPLAIAGNSTGGPAKVAVIASALFGSVSGSAIANTVSTGAFTIPLMKKAGFKPHVAGAIEPAASIGGMFLPPIMGAGGFLMAELTGLPYSYIMMISVGPALLYFFSVFCMIHFEASKLGLKGIDEDIPPWRTVLKNDWYFSIPLILMTILMIIGRSPGFSAFWSTLSCIAISWVKKETRMGPKEIWEAILTGARNTLIIGATVGVIGIIVGIISLTGMGLKFSDIIITMSGDSLILALILITLASLVLGMGVPVTAAYLIVAVLAVPALGTFGVPIVCAHMIVYWLSQDSNITPPVCVAAYAGAAIAGSDPWKTGWTAFKFAKLLYVMPLLFAFTPSILFQGKLNVIEVPELANGAPFATVLKINPQEGGEYQPDDIVALLQAGDQTMEVRAEKNARVLQITQNPGAMVSPGDSLLRGEITPTPLRITMSFVSAILGTIAFSSLTMFYWIRRTSLVEWLLLAPATVLLYWPTIVTDIAGIVLVGLVWFMQRSKNKRDQALVATA